A genomic window from Micromonospora violae includes:
- a CDS encoding ribonuclease, whose amino-acid sequence MTSPEQSQQERALETGAVYQDAEGRRTTDPGAGAAHADSEADRNAEHLRRGEVGPRVPEE is encoded by the coding sequence ATGACATCGCCTGAGCAGAGCCAGCAGGAGAGAGCCCTCGAAACCGGCGCGGTGTACCAGGACGCCGAGGGGCGCCGTACGACGGATCCAGGCGCCGGTGCGGCGCACGCCGACAGCGAGGCCGACCGCAACGCGGAGCACCTCAGGCGGGGCGAGGTGGGGCCGCGCGTCCCGGAGGAGTAG